A region of Candidatus Neomarinimicrobiota bacterium DNA encodes the following proteins:
- a CDS encoding aldose epimerase family protein: MSLFIDPKTLTMGAIVTLALFGCVASGPGKATITRILFGHTPDGRPVDLFTLTNANGIEAKITNYGCIVVSLKVPDRNGQLNDVVLGYNTLEEYLQNNPYFGSIVGRYGNRIARGRFVLDGVEYTLATNDGENHLHGGLKGFDKVLWQAEEISSKDGPALKLTYLSGDGEEGYPGNLSVEMVYTLTNANELKIDYFATTDKKTIVNLTHHSYFNLAGAGEGDILGHEMMINADHFVPVGPGLIPTGEARSVEGTPLDFTSPTPIGARINEDDEQLRVGGGYDHNWVLNNYDGSLRLAARVYEPATGRVLELHTTEPGMQFYSGNFLDGSNIGKGGKVYQYRSAIALEAQHYPDSPNNPQFPSTVLEPGQEYRQTTVYKFSAE; encoded by the coding sequence ATGAGCTTATTTATAGATCCAAAAACCCTCACAATGGGGGCTATCGTCACATTAGCGCTTTTCGGCTGCGTGGCCAGCGGACCGGGCAAAGCAACTATTACCAGAATCCTATTCGGCCATACTCCTGATGGAAGACCGGTTGATCTTTTTACGTTGACCAACGCGAACGGCATTGAAGCGAAGATTACCAATTATGGCTGCATTGTCGTTTCACTGAAGGTTCCTGATCGGAATGGGCAGCTTAATGATGTTGTACTGGGGTACAATACTCTCGAAGAGTACCTTCAGAATAACCCCTATTTTGGCTCGATTGTCGGCCGCTATGGTAACCGCATTGCGAGGGGTAGATTCGTGCTGGATGGGGTGGAGTATACGCTCGCTACCAATGATGGTGAAAACCACCTGCATGGGGGGTTGAAGGGATTCGACAAGGTCCTCTGGCAGGCCGAGGAAATCTCCAGCAAGGATGGTCCCGCTCTCAAGCTCACCTATTTGAGCGGGGATGGTGAGGAAGGTTATCCAGGCAACTTATCTGTCGAGATGGTCTACACGCTGACTAATGCGAACGAGCTTAAGATTGACTATTTCGCAACCACGGACAAAAAGACGATCGTCAATCTCACGCATCACTCCTATTTTAACCTCGCCGGTGCCGGCGAAGGCGACATCTTGGGGCATGAGATGATGATTAATGCCGACCACTTCGTACCGGTTGGGCCGGGATTGATACCGACGGGCGAGGCACGCAGCGTTGAGGGCACACCCCTGGACTTTACCAGCCCCACACCCATCGGGGCCCGGATTAATGAGGATGATGAGCAGCTGCGGGTTGGCGGCGGCTATGACCACAATTGGGTATTGAATAATTATGACGGTTCGCTGAGGCTGGCCGCTCGGGTTTACGAGCCCGCTACCGGACGCGTGCTGGAACTGCATACTACTGAGCCCGGTATGCAGTTCTATTCCGGTAACTTCCTGGACGGAAGTAACATTGGCAAGGGCGGAAAGGTATACCAGTACCGCTCGGCTATTGCCCTTGAAGCGCAGCATTATCCCGATTCACCCAACAACCCGCAGTTTCCATCGACGGTCCTGGAACCGGGTCAGGAATACAGGCAAACAACGGTCTATAAGTTCTCTGCCGAATAG